The genomic region GCAGCTGACGCCCCTCCAGCTCGATCTCCTCGAGGTGCTTGGGCGCGGCACTCCCCCCATTCCCTCGGTCGGCGAACTCGCACGAGAGGTCGCCGTGTCGCAGCCGACCACGACCGATTCGGTGAAGTCGCTGGTGGCCAAGGGCCTCGTGCGCCGAGACCGCGACCCCGACGACGCCCGCAGGGCCATCTTGAACGTCACCCCCGACGGGGTGAAGGTGAGCGAACGCTCCGTCGAGGCGGACGCCCCGCTCATCGCCGCGGTCGAGTCACTCCCCGCTGAGGCCCAAGCCGTCCTGCTCGAAACGCTGCTGACGTTGATCGCCTCGATGGTCCACAGCGGCGCGATCGATGTCGCACGCACGTGCCTCACGTGTCGGTATCACGAAGCCACCGACGACCGGCACCGGTGCACGCTGCTCAACGTCGATCTCCCGATCCCCGAACTCCGGGTCAACTGCCCCGATCATCAAGCGGCATAGCCTGGCGCTCAGCATCTTCGTTGCCGACAACGCAACGATTCGACGCGACAAGCCTGGTCATCGTCCACGCGGATTCGGGACGCTGAAATCTGGCAGCGCAAGCGTTCAGCGTCGGAGCTCCTGGTGGTAGTAGAACGAGCGCTCCCCTGTCTCGGGGTTGCCCCCAAGGAAGCCGTGACGCTCGTAAAACCTGCGGGCCCCGAGATCGCCCTCGTCGACGTTGATCTCGACCAGTTCGACATCCATCTCGCCGACCAGCGTGAGTAGTTTCGACATGACCGCCGAACCGATGCCCTGACCACGTCGAGACGGAACCACGTACATTTCGTCCAAGAGCGCGACCTTTCCTTCGCACCACACGTTCGGTCGGAGCGTCACGAGCGCAACGGACACCGGCTCCAAGCCAGCTATGACCGCAAAGGTGGAATCGGTCGCGAGCAATGCCCTCAGCCTCGCACTGAGGAGATCAACCCCCGGCGACGGCGTCTCGAACTCGACGTTGAAATCGTGGAGTAGCCGGGCCACGTCCTCAGCATCCTCGACGAGCGCACGTCGAGGACCTGTCAAGTCACCTGACGACTCCGATGCTGCTGTGTTCACCATGTGCCGATACCTCCCACACGTTGGCCGACCCAACCGACAGTCTGAGGTATTCGCGACCGCTGCGATTCAGATTTCGTAGGTTTCATGTCCGAATCGCGTCCCGCGCTCGGCGACCCGGCAGCAGGTCCGCCCGCCATAGGCTGGCGGTCGCGACCGGGCTGCCTCGGTCGCGCTGCTCCACAGGGCTACCGGCGGCACCGCGCCGTCATCGGCGGCCCGCCCTGCAATGCCCACCGCCGCGACCGCGGCGTTCGAAATCGACGGAAGATTTCCTCATGAGCCAACTCGGCAATTTCGTCTGGGGTATCGCAGACGCCCTTCGAGGCCCCTACAAGCCGCATCAGTACGGTGACGTCATTTTGCCGATGACCATCCTGCGCCGCCTCGACGCCATCTTGTCGCCCACCCGCGACGAGGTGGCCAAGGTGGTTGCTGACAGCGCGAGTGTCGAAGTCGCCGCAGCGCGCATCAAGCAACAGTTCGGTCTGCACTTCTTCAACACGTCGCAGTGGACGCTCGCCAAGCTGCTGGGCGACCCGGACGGGTTGGCCGACAACCTCGTCAACTACATCAACGGCTTCTCCAAGAACATCGACGTGTTCGCCGAGTTCAAATTCGACGCCACCATCGCCGACCTCGCCGACAAAGACCGGCTGCTCGTCGTCGTGCAGGAGTTTGCCAAGGTCGACCTCTCACCGTCGGCGATCGACAACGCGGCGATGGGCGACCTGTTCGAAGAGCTCATCCGTAAGTTCGCCGACGCGTCGAATGAAACCGCTGGCGAGCACTTCACCCCGCGTGACGCGATCCGCTTGATGGTCGACCTGTTGTTTGCCGGCGACAGCGACGCCTTGGCCGGCGATGGTGTCGTGCGCACCGTCTATGACCCGACCGCCGGCACCGGCGGAATGTTGTCGGTCGCCGAGGACCGACTCCTGCAGATGAACCCCAAGGCCCGCCTGCGCTTGTATGGCCAGGAGATCAAC from Microthrixaceae bacterium harbors:
- a CDS encoding GNAT family N-acetyltransferase; its protein translation is MTGPRRALVEDAEDVARLLHDFNVEFETPSPGVDLLSARLRALLATDSTFAVIAGLEPVSVALVTLRPNVWCEGKVALLDEMYVVPSRRGQGIGSAVMSKLLTLVGEMDVELVEINVDEGDLGARRFYERHGFLGGNPETGERSFYYHQELRR
- a CDS encoding MarR family winged helix-turn-helix transcriptional regulator, with amino-acid sequence MSIDRPEGLAHKIVAALDRLERAQRAARQSVATSQQLTPLQLDLLEVLGRGTPPIPSVGELAREVAVSQPTTTDSVKSLVAKGLVRRDRDPDDARRAILNVTPDGVKVSERSVEADAPLIAAVESLPAEAQAVLLETLLTLIASMVHSGAIDVARTCLTCRYHEATDDRHRCTLLNVDLPIPELRVNCPDHQAA